The nucleotide sequence ataataatagaaaggattagaaaaaaataataattttaaattaAAGAAAATATAAGTAAAAATGTGAGGTTGAAGGAGAAAGTGCCATGTGTAATTAATTGGaatcttttattaatatttaaattaaattaaattagaTTAGATTTAGATAATGCCCATCTTCATAAGGTTGAAGGTTAaaatcataacataaacaaaattacAGATTTAAGAGGATTAAAATGGGGGTGTAACAAGTTAGCCGGTACTTATTTATTTCATTCTTATTTATGATATGCACGCATTTAGCACAAGCTTATTTatctaaaaatattattattattatattattattattattatttttattactatTACTGTTATTATTgttgatgttattattattattattattattattattattattattattattattattattattattattattattattattattattatcttgtACTTACTAAGGCAGGTTTGAATGTGTTTACACACGAAGCTTAAGTTTCTATTCCACGTAAAGTTTTATGGTTGTACTTAAAGTTTCTTTTTTGTACATAAAGATTATCTAGGAATATATAAAACTATTTGGTTGTGTATGGAGAACAAAATTCAAAAGTAAATCGTTTTCTATGTTTTTTGGTTTATAAAGTGTGTTTGTGGTTGTACACTATAACtttttcctaaaataaaaattcGCACATAGAATACTCATGTTTttttcttattattaataatgaatatgatttttttttcgtGTTTAAGAACTaacaattagaaaaaaaaaatcatgtagATTTTATTTATAAGTATTCTATCGGACGCCTTGCGTATGTGAGGCTTATACTCTCGGGCTCTTCTAAAACCTAGTGTAACAATACATCATCATCAATTCAAACCACGAATAAAACCaaataaactttataaaatataGAAATCGAAAccaattaaactttataaaatataGAAATCGATTGCCATCATATGCTTTCCAAACACTAATGGACAATACACAGAAAAGATATAAACAATTTTAAAACATTATCAAAATGCCTATAACAAATCACCGTCCTCCTTATCCAACTTCTTTTGAAGAACCACTTTCACCAACATGATCAAACGAAGGCGCCTTTAATGCAAGAACCAAACTCGTTTTCCGCCTCTCAAAATGAGACATTGTTCTTGGACTCGTTGGGTACGCCCCACTTGAAAGGGGGACTGCAAGATAACACCTGTGACAGTTAAAACATCCAATCACTGTGTTAACTCTATCACTAGAATACTGGAACTTAAACTGACACCTAGGACACATGGTCCAAAACTCTCCACTCAAATGACAAAAGGCTTCTAATAATATCTGAAGGGCCCCTTCTGCTCCAATAACATTATTTTTACCACCCTTAACATCCTCATATAAGTTATAGAATTTTTCACACGTTTTCTTGAGTGTCGCGGTATTATCCAGCCCCATAACTGCATGCCAATCGGGTTGACCGTCGATTATTTTCGTTCGGGAGAGATAAATGTCGATAATTGTGATAAAAAGTGATATAAATCCGAGACCCGGAAACAAATCTTTTGCTTGTTGGGCAAGTTTCTTTGCCTCAGTATAATCTTTTTCTGCAAATTTTCTCTCTGCTGTTTCCTTGATCACCATAGCTCTTTCGTTGATGCAATCCATGATTTGCTGACATGGCATATGTATATATTAGAATTCATAAATGAAATAACTCATTTCCAAACTCTGCAAATATCTAAATAGTATAATGAATtgtattaataaaaaaaactaatagaGCATTGTGGATATAGACATTGAGCTATCAAAAGATCACCTGAACTCTTCAATATGCAGAACTGAAATCTATATTTTCGccgaaaaaaaaatcaaatggtCATAACAATATTAAGAGCTAGTTAACATAAATGTAACCATTTATTTGTCTTTTTCTATCCTTTTTCGTACCTTTTTTTCATCTTAATTTGCTAAAATTAGGGCCTGAAACATGATTTTTTTGCACAACATTTAATGACTCACACCTTACATGCCTTAACAAACCAAATGGTAACTTTTTAGAATCTGTGTACTGGTGAAAACCACCCTATCCACATAATGACATCTCACAAATGTATGTGAACATGCATCAGTAGTCAAAGTCGAATAGAGTCAAAATTAAATTTCATACAAAATTGGTCTTCCAATTCCTTCTAGTTTGAATTTTTgtgtaaatcttttataatgaaaATTTTCACAATATAATTACGTTAACACGAACTTGAATTGATTCATTGACAATAAAGTTGTCACTCAGTAACTGTAAAAAGTAAATTTTCCAAACGGGTCGCTTCTAGTCCATCAAGTTACTTAAGTAGAACTCCACACCAAAAAAGCATCGATAGCATCGATTGAACATTAACATGCACCAGCGTACATACATTAACGTTGACAACAAACACATAAATAATAGCCGGATAACAAAAATCATAATTTAACAGAGCCCGAAAGCATCGATCATGATAAACAAGTGTAAGCGTGAAATAAATAATGATGATAACCGAGTAGAGAACTCAAAAGTATTGATCACTTTATCATGATTGAGCTTGAAGTTAAAGGCTTAGATCTCATGTCGAATTTCGAGTATAACCCGAGTtcagtggcggaaccagaacgatttagttagagggtcatcataagcttatattttatactggttcaaattagggggtccatctctaagtttgttcttcaaaaactcaaaatttataaataaaattcaaaaagttCCGGTGACCGAAAGGTCAACGGACCCTCCTGACCCCCCTCTGGTTCCGCCCCTGCCCGAGTGTGGCAATGTTCAACCATGAATTCTAATTTATCATTTCCCATAAAGAAGAACCAATCTCAACAAAACACCATTTGTATATAACATCCATCACAAAACTCTTAAGTGGTACATATGGTCCATTCTACAAATAAAACTTGCATGGTGTACTAAATTTGAAGcacagccaaaaaaaaaaaaaaaaaaaaacagaatttaGTAGTGTACCAAAGAATCAATACTCTAAATGGCTCCATCTTTACCAAACCTTAAATCTATGAGCCTAACACACATGATACAACCACGGTATAGTCCGAGGAGTGCGATCTAACTTCAAGAACTCCCGTAAAGTTTTGCATAGACTCTCTTAGTCCTATACACCACAATCATACTCAAGACACATGCCATGAGACAAAGAACCGACAAGATTCCGCAAGTGATGGAGTAGCATATGGTTCCATAGCACGTTAGTGCTTCACCATCTGTGAGCGTGTTAAGGTTTGTAGCACTTTGAATCTTGGCTTCATAGTCATAAATGCCGCTAGCAATGACACCGGAGAAGATTAGCGAACCGGCCGGGCTAGCAAGTGTAAGAAAGTTATACAATGCGCCAAAACTCTTTAGCCCGAATAGTTCTGACGCAGCAGATGGCACGATGGCCCAATGGGCCCCGTAACACGATCCCATCACAACTGAGACAATGTATATGGCCCCTGGTGCACTAACGGCATAGTAGAGAAGTGAACACGACATCACTACTTGAACCGCAGCCATTGCCACTGGTCTCGGGTATGCGTACTTCCTGTTGCCATAATAGTTTAAAAAGTTAAATCGCTTGGAAAAATCAAACTTATTTACCTGTACATAgagctgcaaacgaaccgaacatctagtgaactgttcgtgaaccgttcagcgggaagtttgtttgtgttcgttcatttaataaatgaacgaacgtgaacacgaaatttcgttcgtttagttaaatgaacgaacctGAACAAAGGTCCCgtttgttcgtttatgttcactAACGCTCGGTaacatgtttgtttatgttcgatagttcattaatgtttttagtaaatatatttagtttaaattcttaaaaattctaaCAAATAAAGTATTTAATAAGTATCAATGTATTAAATATTCTGCTCATaaatgtttgtttgtgttcgtttgtttccatttgtgttcatgaacgtttgtttgcgtttgttgcctaaaattaacaaacaaacacaaacgaacacgaacaagttcatttccttaacaagcgaacacgaacataaaatctcgttcggtaagtgttcatgaacaattCGCAAACAcgtatatttcttaacaaacgaacacgaacaaggtcattcggttcgtttgcagccctaggtaAACCGTAATTGTGTAAACCCAGAGGTTAAATAAAAGTTGGAAAGGCCCACAAACGCACCTTACAACTAGCTCGGAGAAATATCCGCCAGCAACACGACCAAGGAAGTTCCAAATGCTAATCATGGAAACGAAAATATGAGGATTTTCATAACCTAAAGATTGGCACATTTGACCAAGGTTATCAATAACGGTCAAACCCGAACCCGATGCAAGAACTAGCGAAAAGAACATGAGCAAGAAATCGGCTTTCACCAACGCTTGCGTCAAAGTAAAATCTTCCCCTCTTCTTGGACCCTTCTTCTTCTTAACTTTCACAGCTCCGTCAGCAGCCGCTTGCACCAACCTTGCTTGCAAATGCGAGATCCGTTTTTCACGTTCTTCAGCCGGAAGTGAATCAATCTCCGATGGTGTTTCATCTTCTACTTCACTCAAAATAACTTCGGTTTTACCATGATCAATCACTTCTTGTTTCTCCGCATTAAGAAGGTGTTCCTCTTCCTCGGACCTGGGAGAGAAAAACACTAATGTGACGGGAATTACCACCGGAAGCAACACGAGAGTCACGAGCCCGAGTGCGAGCGCGGTGAGTACAGTTTGGTTCAAATCGACGAGATCTTGTAGTATTAAAACCGCCAAAAGATAAGCAGCTAGAATGAGGCAAACACCATAAAGAGCTAAGAAACTCGTGTCATCGGATTGTCTAGCTTGTTTATGGCCGCCAACGGGTCTGATTAGGA is from Helianthus annuus cultivar XRQ/B chromosome 9, HanXRQr2.0-SUNRISE, whole genome shotgun sequence and encodes:
- the LOC110879919 gene encoding protein NUCLEAR FUSION DEFECTIVE 4; its protein translation is MIGIPEKAKTFVNNRWLVFVASMWVQSCSGIGYMYGSISPVIKSTMGYNQRQIAVLGVAKDIGDAIGFVAGSLSEVVPIWVVLFIGVAQNFFGYGLVWLTVNHTLPPLPLWVLCVCIFVGTNGETYFNTGALVSGVQNFPKSRGPVVGILKGFAGLSGAILTQVYLMFNFPDEASIIFVVAVGPTIVITSVMFLIRPVGGHKQARQSDDTSFLALYGVCLILAAYLLAVLILQDLVDLNQTVLTALALGLVTLVLLPVVIPVTLVFFSPRSEEEEHLLNAEKQEVIDHGKTEVILSEVEDETPSEIDSLPAEEREKRISHLQARLVQAAADGAVKVKKKKGPRRGEDFTLTQALVKADFLLMFFSLVLASGSGLTVIDNLGQMCQSLGYENPHIFVSMISIWNFLGRVAGGYFSELVVRKYAYPRPVAMAAVQVVMSCSLLYYAVSAPGAIYIVSVVMGSCYGAHWAIVPSAASELFGLKSFGALYNFLTLASPAGSLIFSGVIASGIYDYEAKIQSATNLNTLTDGEALTCYGTICYSITCGILSVLCLMACVLSMIVVYRTKRVYAKLYGSS